The nucleotide window GCCAACTGCTCAACAAGCAACCTGTGTGGCAAGTAAACAGGAATACCaccaaaaaataaaaatctagTCAGCACCTTCAGTCAATAAGTTTAAAATAGATGTATCAGAAACAAGATTACTTGATGTATGTACCAATTGCTATAGATAAGGCGAAAAGGAGGTCATGACACTATTTAATATTTTCCAACAAAGGATAAGCAGACTTTTGAAAGGCGATTACACTAAAGAGATTTTGCAAAGGTAACATCCTGAGATCAAGAACCTAAAGCACAAAATTGCAGTGCTCCAAGCTGATAATGAGGGTGAAAGGCCACCTCCTCATTGCATACAAGAGGTTAAAAAACAGGATTTTAGATAATTTAATTCTGAAAGAGTTGAGTACTGAACCTAAATCTTTTGAGGGCCCCAGAAGCATACTCAAGTTCTTTCTTCCCAACAGACAACCATGAGACCTCAACTGCTGTGCTGTAAGCTCCAATGCCTTCTATCCAATCTACCTTACCAGGAACATTATATGGATcaattttacaatatttttcagAGACTTCAGAACCATGTTCCATGTCAACTGAGGGATTCTTCATAAACGAATTCATTACGGGTGAGTCGGAGAAAGATGCCAAAGAAAAGTAAGAGAGGTGCCCCTGAGGTGAAGAAGGTGAAGCCATACATTCAGAAGAAGAGAGCTTGGAAGAATCTGCTAAGAAGACAAAAATATCTCTCATGCACGAGACCATTTCTTCAGAAAGCCGATTAGGGTGGTGCCAAAGTTTCTCTACAAAATGAACCCTTTTTAGCTCTTCGTTTATATCTTCCCAGAGGGGCTTATCATCCACTTTCCCTTCTACATTATCTCCACAGGAAGGTCTCCTAATCTGCAACAAATTATACACAATTAAATCCTCGTGCATCTCATTTACTCTTTAATTTCGCCACAGGAGAATGGCGCCACAATAATTGGCCATACAGACATAACTTGGTCATCTCCTAGTAAGCTGATCCAAAAGTTCAAGTTCAATCAAATAACAATGCAAAGTTAACTAGTACATTCTATTAAACAAACCTCTGAGGAATCCAATGGTGATGGTGATGGACAGGCCAAATGCCTTAAACGCCACTCAGCAAGATGGCGCTCATTTTTCTCCTGACTAAGCTGATATTGCAACGCAATTGATTCTTGTTCAAGCTTCGATACAGTAATCTCCAGAATAGCTATGCTATCCAAAATCTCTTGGGCCTGTTATCCAAAATTCCACATCACAAAGCTTAAGGTAAGAAGAAAAGGATATGCAACAAAACAAAAAGTGAGCTTTAGATAGGAAAAATAAGAAGATATAGAAAGATAGGGAAAACATATGAGGGGATGTTGACCTTATCTGGAAGCTGACAAGGTGAACTAGAGAAGGATGAATCAGAGTGTTCAATAGCGCTTGCTAGAGCTAGGCGCAAGTCAATCTCTTCTTGCAACTGCTGTCGCAACTTTTTAACCTAAGTTGGTAAAATATTAATGATACAGTTATCAAATGTATTGATAACTTTACATGAGTAAAGATAATAGAAAACAAATAGAGACATTGAATTCACTTACATCTTCCTCAAGCTGGTATTTGTAAAGAGACATATTCCCACCTTTCAATTGTCCACTTCTTTTTTCCAGGGGTTTAATATCCTGAAGATAGTGTGGTTCAAAATCCgtttaaaaaaagaattaaactccCAAGCAACAACAGGAAAAGGGGCAAGGGACATCAGGGGTTCGTTGGAGAAGCAGCTCAGTGACTCTAGCAAGTATCAGCCAATCCGCCAAATTCTAGAATGCATAATTGCATACAAAAAGCAATGGTTCACTTTCTGAACCATTTTAATATGACAAGATTGATGATCAGACATGTAGCAATGTTAAGTTCTTTGATGACTGCATTATATGTCCAACTTAGATTCTCGTTTTTAAGTAAAATCACCTCATATCAGTACAGCACTATTGCAAGCATCAGCAGAATCATTAAGAGGACAAAGTTGACACCGATGATGGAAGTTCAACAAAATATACCTTGGTTGATCTAAAACGCATTGCaacttattttttattctttGCCAGTAAAAATGCAAAATTATTCAGGGTTTCGCTTGATTTGATTCAAATCGCATAGCATCGCTTGATTTGATTCAAATCGCATAGCATCGCTTGATTTGATTTAAAACGCATAGCATCCTATTTTTTACTGATTCTAGACTTTCCCCAGGGCCCTGATCTGGAAGGAGCAGGACAAGATAGAAGATGAATGACAGTATAAAATAGATGAGGTTATAGTTTCCATTAAGACAATAACGACACGAACTTGCAAAATGTCAATAGAAACAGAATATAAAGAAATGGCAGAGAGGATTATAACAAACAAACGCGAACAGAGATTTATTTACAGGTTCCACAACAACAATCCCCAGAAGAGGAGCTTATGATTGAAGGAAGAAGCCACAGCATTAGAAACTCCATGGCAATATACATATGCATGATTACAAgtagtaaatttaaaaaaaaaaaaaagtatacaaAATGCAGCAGCAGTAAATACCTCAAAATCAGAAATTAGGGAAGAATGAGGACACCCATCTCCAGAAGAAATAGATCGATTGGATAACCTACCACTCCTCCATAAATACTTATGAATGGAACTTCCCCTGTAAAGCAAAGCAAATCAACTATGCACAAAATCAATCTCCCCCCAGCACAcccacaaataaaaataaaaatggagtgAAGATAGATACATAGGGAGAGAATGTATGTATGAACAGTAGTGCATTGTTGGTCTTACAGATTTATTGGGAGAATAAACCCAAACCCACCACCACTATTGTTACTAGTAGTAGAAACACTGCTGCTGTTAGCGTCGTGGTCATCGAGGACTTCCGCTTTTAGACAGAGCATCTCTTAAATTCCAAAAGagcataaaaaagaaaaagaaaattttctctCGTCAACAGAACAGCATCAGCAAATAGCAAATTGAGGATAGAGAGGCAGATTGTCAAAACTCAAAAGGTAAAGATAGCCACAACACACTGCAACTCACTCAGAAAGAAAGCAGGGATTTTGCCCGTAAAGATACCCACAACACACTGCAACTCACTCAGAAAGAAAGCAGGGATTTTGCCCATTTATGGCTAATGTAGgcgactctctctctctctctctctctcaggaaACACTCTCCACAAGCTTGGCTAATGGGCATTAACTATGGCAGCTCTATAAATACAGCCATCTGCCTCCAAACACAGCCTCAAGATTAGTTATGTTCTTTCAATTTCTTCAACATCACTGCTCTTGTTATGCTTagattttttctttcttcttttcataatttatgaaatatgataataaaataatatgctaaataaaaaaaattattacataATTGAGAACTTAaattcaattcttaaatttttttttttaattttgtcagAAAAATAAAGTGAAAATAAGTATCAGAATCAtattaaaaaaagaagaaatgaaATAATTAGAGAAAGAGaacaaaaatagaaaaataaaaagagataggaaaggaaaggaaagggaCCCAAATACACATGTTAAATGTTAAAGGGATATGATGGAACGTCAGGGGATCTGTCCTTAGTTAGAAGTATGTCCTTTTCTGTATGGCTCAGCCTCACTTCACTCACCGACAGATCCCTCTCAGATTTCCCcccttttttttaataaatggagaaaaaaaaattagtgaaatatttttttcatttttattatatgAAGGGTTgaagttattttttttaatgttaaaaaaattttgatttttattttattataaaaaaaaacttaacaaaatttttgatattaaatttttttaaaaatatatatatttagaaaTTCTCTCCCCTTTTTGTTTATGTCTCTCTGCTTCTCTTCATCTATCTCTACCTTTCTACATCTCTGTATCCCActttccctcttctccctcctcaTTTGCATCTGTCTTTCTTGTGATTATTTCATTGTCTCTCTCCTATCTGTCTTTCTGTATATTTTCAAAAGAATTTCTAAAATCCAAATGAGTTGTAAAATTTACAGATTCATAACAAAGATAGATAAAAATGAGGAGAGAGAGACAAATTGAGAGGGGAATGGAGAGATAGATAGAAAGAGAGAGACATAAATAGgaaaggggagagagagagagtgacatAAGCATTAACTCAAATTAAGCAACTTGGATATGCTAAAAAGGATAGAGAAACAAGAACGTGAAATTGAAGCTGTCGGGGGAGGAGAAAGTGGAGACTCGTTACGTTTTGGTTGCTAACGTTTGTAGCGATTGAGAGAGAGAGTTGTGAGAGGAAACTAATGGGCAGGTGTGTCAATTTTGGATACCATCTGCAAACACGATATGaatataaaatgaaaatataGGATTTTAGGTAGATTTATTCGTGTTCGTATCAAATTTGTGTCGTGTCACGGGTTAATCCGCTAATTCGATTTAATATGTTTATGACACGATTTAATATTCGTGTCACGTGTTGACCTGTGACCCACTAAACATGAACCCACTCATGTAGCGTGTTAAATATTAAGTCGTGTTAAACCGTATGAAATGTGTTATTTCGTGTTAAATGGATCGTGTCATGTTTAATACacctaatataatttaatattaatcgtgTCGTATCGTGTAATCCGTATAATAGAATGATCGTGTTCGTGATTAAATTTTTGACACGATTTGTTAATCGTATCGTGTTCGTGTCGACCTTAATCGTATTCGTATCACGTGTTGACACTACACGAACACGACTCATCAATCCGAATTGCCACCCCCTACTAATGGGTGATATAGTATAGGGTTTACTTAAGCCCTATTTGATATTGGATTTCAGAATCCGAAACtgtttttctgaataaaaatattattttaaatgctaTTGAGAAAAGTagtttagaaaaaattattttgttattttaatatttttattattaaaactgatcaaatttaatttttaattattttttaatactctttaatcagtatatttaaaaaaataatttttttaatagcatTTTCAATAGTAATACCAAATAGGCTTAACAGGATTCTCAATCAACTGGCAAAGAAGTTATTTTGTTAATATATTAAAGTGTGTAGGGTTTAGGGTATTTAAGGTGACATTGTAGCAAAACAGTGAAGTAGTTATAGTGAAGTAGAAAGTTAAAAGTTTGTTGTGGAACAATTATGACTATAAAGTTGATTTTTGGTTATTGAATGAAATGTCATGTATTCCCTTACTCTCTTGAATTTATTGAAAATGAACCAATATTGATGAAATTAGCTTTAGAATTAAGTTCATAGATCATACATATAAATAAAGTAAAGAGAAAAATCCATTTGATTCTACACCTGAAATTTCAATAATTTGAAacaacataaaaattatttttgagtGGTTAGATTAACTTTTTGAGATTTTACATTAATTATAGATAATGTGTGTAAATGTATTGGTAAATtgatcttattttttttttaaattattatatatatatatttttataaattaatttataaagaatttatttttataatgaaaaattaatcaaCTTTTTtggtaataaaattttaatatttatatttatttaaattgactcttaataaattttattattatattaataataataaaattaaatgtgtaatatatattttttattcatcATTTCACAAGTCACAAAGCAATTTAGTGGGAGAAGTAAATGGATTCTAATTCCATTACTTCTTCCgtttattttaagtatttttttaatatttttatataaaaattaagaaaataattgaatctttttgtttaataaaaaatattaataattaattaaaatatttttatatttaattaaaatagagaaaagtgataaaaaaataaatgcatTGAGAATGCCaataaataaagaaagataaaattaaaaaaaataattaatactattttaattttatataaaagtgagataaaaaaattttttttctaaaactaTTTGAATTGGGACAGAGGGAATACTCCACAATATGtccacaaaataataaaaaaatttaatagtttAATGAAAAGTCATTAGTATTGCCTTTTTATAAGTGATTTTTAATAATTTCCATGGTATTATTAAAACCTCGTTGAGtagaatattttttttataatattttattatattcttTTATATGTTAATCATAGAAATTTTTTTGatctttaaatttcaatttaataacttattttaattgtaaaaattctaaaaaaaaaaaattcaaattattttttcaaaaacaTCTAAAAAAGACATTTCCAAGAAGcagtttcaattttttttttttttttttaattttccatgTCACGATCTCAAACGAAGCTTTAGTATCAGACCAAAGCTTCGTTGTCGTTTGAAAGGAGCTTGGACAGGTTGACATTCCAGCATCTCACTCCAGTAAGGAATTTCCTTTGGATTAAAACGTGGATCCTTCTCCGCTGGGCAACATGCCTTCTCCTTGAGTCACACCAAGGAATATCAATAACAGGGGTTACCAAAAAGCTAAATACAAAGTGAAGATTAACAAAGAAACTTCAAGGCGCAGAGCAGACAAAAATCCACGTTGTAAAAGGGTAATCCTCCTTTGTGGGT belongs to Hevea brasiliensis isolate MT/VB/25A 57/8 chromosome 4, ASM3005281v1, whole genome shotgun sequence and includes:
- the LOC110634013 gene encoding uncharacterized protein LOC110634013 isoform X1, with amino-acid sequence MLCLKAEVLDDHDANSSSVSTTSNNSGGGFGFILPINLGSSIHKYLWRSGRLSNRSISSGDGCPHSSLISDFEDIKPLEKRSGQLKGGNMSLYKYQLEEDVKKLRQQLQEEIDLRLALASAIEHSDSSFSSSPCQLPDKAQEILDSIAILEITVSKLEQESIALQYQLSQEKNERHLAEWRLRHLACPSPSPLDSSEIRRPSCGDNVEGKVDDKPLWEDINEELKRVHFVEKLWHHPNRLSEEMVSCMRDIFVFLADSSKLSSSECMASPSSPQGHLSYFSLASFSDSPVMNSFMKNPSVDMEHGSEVSEKYCKIDPYNVPGKVDWIEGIGAYSTAVEVSWLSVGKKELEYASGALKRFRLLVEQLAEVVPSRLSCTEKLAFWINVYNALIMHAFLAYGVPRSDIKLFSLMQKAAYTIGGHTFSAADIEFVILKMKPPAHRPQIALLLALQKSKVIDEQKFSIDLPEPLLAFALSCGMHSSPAVRIFKPENVNELLETSLKDYVQASVGISRKGKLLVPKLLYCFAKGIVEDLQLPEWICQFLSPEQAATVKDSSSKHKWRLLGARSFSVIPFDSRFRFLFIL
- the LOC110634013 gene encoding uncharacterized protein LOC110634013 isoform X2, whose protein sequence is MSLYKYQLEEDVKKLRQQLQEEIDLRLALASAIEHSDSSFSSSPCQLPDKAQEILDSIAILEITVSKLEQESIALQYQLSQEKNERHLAEWRLRHLACPSPSPLDSSEIRRPSCGDNVEGKVDDKPLWEDINEELKRVHFVEKLWHHPNRLSEEMVSCMRDIFVFLADSSKLSSSECMASPSSPQGHLSYFSLASFSDSPVMNSFMKNPSVDMEHGSEVSEKYCKIDPYNVPGKVDWIEGIGAYSTAVEVSWLSVGKKELEYASGALKRFRLLVEQLAEVVPSRLSCTEKLAFWINVYNALIMHAFLAYGVPRSDIKLFSLMQKAAYTIGGHTFSAADIEFVILKMKPPAHRPQIALLLALQKSKVIDEQKFSIDLPEPLLAFALSCGMHSSPAVRIFKPENVNELLETSLKDYVQASVGISRKGKLLVPKLLYCFAKGIVEDLQLPEWICQFLSPEQAATVKDSSSKHKWRLLGARSFSVIPFDSRFRFLFIL